One segment of Triticum aestivum cultivar Chinese Spring chromosome 2A, IWGSC CS RefSeq v2.1, whole genome shotgun sequence DNA contains the following:
- the LOC123185214 gene encoding uncharacterized protein isoform X1, which translates to MSVLAMRVRGSPREATATPWGSDSIANRRLAIQSSAIDIIVGQLLFDWCSYRSIWSRQSRCSSPPPATYFGIRCSELTNSRSFPMGWVVPCRCNGELSGYYPCHLTIRAQPAACTGYLQLDVEGTVLGIRGTMAYGATSSVYLFGQQLYMLPKTLTEGTYIHTYMRYPCQNKVKYVMDWIHTQLGHEPTFSQKLGAPSL; encoded by the exons ATGTCTGTTCTTGCGATGCGAGTGAGAGGATCTCCTCGCGAAGCAACGGCAACGCCATGGGGCAGTGATAGCATAGCGAACCGTCGCCTAGCGATTCAGTCATCGGCGATAGATATCATTGTTG GCCAGTTACTATTCGATTGGTGCTCTTACAGATCCATATGGTCTCGACAATCGCGCTGTTCCTCTCCGCCTCCAGCTACTTACTTCGGCAT AAGGTGCTCCGAGTTGACGAATTCCAGGTCGTTTCCGATGGGCTGGGTTGTTCCTTGCCGCTGTAATGGCGAACTGTCAGGTTATTATCCGTGTCATCTTACTATTCGTGCTCAGCCTGCTGCATGCACAGGGTATCTACAGTTGGACG TCGAGGGGACTGTTCTAGGAATCCGAGGGACGATGGCATATGGAGCAACTTCTTCTGTTTATCTTTTTGGACAACAACTTTACATGCTTCCGAAGACTCTAACTGAAG GTACATACATACATACCTATATGAGGTATCCATGCCAAAATAAAGTCAAGTACGTCATGGATTGGATCCATACCCAGCTTGGCCATGAACCAACATTCTCTCAAAAGCTTG GCGCCCCTTCCCTCTAA
- the LOC123185214 gene encoding uncharacterized protein isoform X2 — MSVLAMRVRGSPREATATPWGSDSIANRRLAIQSSAIDIIVGQLLFDWCSYRSIWSRQSRCSSPPPATYFGIRCSELTNSRSFPMGWVVPCRCNGELSVEGTVLGIRGTMAYGATSSVYLFGQQLYMLPKTLTEGTYIHTYMRYPCQNKVKYVMDWIHTQLGHEPTFSQKLGAPSL, encoded by the exons ATGTCTGTTCTTGCGATGCGAGTGAGAGGATCTCCTCGCGAAGCAACGGCAACGCCATGGGGCAGTGATAGCATAGCGAACCGTCGCCTAGCGATTCAGTCATCGGCGATAGATATCATTGTTG GCCAGTTACTATTCGATTGGTGCTCTTACAGATCCATATGGTCTCGACAATCGCGCTGTTCCTCTCCGCCTCCAGCTACTTACTTCGGCAT AAGGTGCTCCGAGTTGACGAATTCCAGGTCGTTTCCGATGGGCTGGGTTGTTCCTTGCCGCTGTAATGGCGAACTGTCAG TCGAGGGGACTGTTCTAGGAATCCGAGGGACGATGGCATATGGAGCAACTTCTTCTGTTTATCTTTTTGGACAACAACTTTACATGCTTCCGAAGACTCTAACTGAAG GTACATACATACATACCTATATGAGGTATCCATGCCAAAATAAAGTCAAGTACGTCATGGATTGGATCCATACCCAGCTTGGCCATGAACCAACATTCTCTCAAAAGCTTG GCGCCCCTTCCCTCTAA